In the genome of Bradysia coprophila strain Holo2 unplaced genomic scaffold, BU_Bcop_v1 contig_232, whole genome shotgun sequence, one region contains:
- the LOC119076722 gene encoding uncharacterized protein LOC119076722, with product MQLSNFAKIGIGWTLAVGVGLYGFIASKSSIDKRRYQDMKIRERMRQSNVGDYERSERRF from the exons CTGTCGAATTTCGCAAAGATTGGAATAGGTTG GACACTAGCGGTTGGGGTTGGACTCTACGGATTCATTGCATCGAAAAGTTCCATTGACAAGAGACGCTATCAGGATATGAAAATCCGTGAACGTATGCGTCAATCGAACGTTGGTGATTACGAACGCAGTGAACGAAGATTTTAA